The nucleotide window CCTATTTTGTGGGCGGCCGTGTGCCCGAAGATCACGGGTTTGCCCTTCAGCCCTGGTCAGAAGTGCGGTTTGAAAATCATGACGTCGCGATTCAAAACAATATGGCCGTGGCCATGGGCAATTATTATTTCACGGATGCCAATACCGGGGATGTCATCAAAGTGGAATACACCCTGGGAATCAAGCGGTGTGAAGATGACCGGCCCGTGATATTTCTGCACCATTCGTCACTGCCTTTTCAGCCCGGGCATTGACTCTGGAAAGGAAAACAAAAGATGGACGAAGCAAAAAAAATCCACAATATCTGTATCTATGGTACGGGGGGTATCGGCGGTTATTTTGGCGCTAAAATCGCCCACACATGCAATCATGACCAAACATTGGCGTATGACTGTTTTTTTGTGGCCAGGGGAGATCACCTCCAGGCCATCAGGCAAAAAGGCATCACGCTGATTTCTGAGGAAAAAACCATTACCGGGGTGCCGGCGGCAGCCACGGACCATATGGATGATCTGCCTGATCCGGACCTGATTTTTGTCTGTGTTAAAAGTTATGACCTGGATGGAGCCGTCAAAGCCATTGTGCCAAAAATTCATGAAAACACCATTATACTGCCGTTGCTGAACGGGGCTGATATTTATGAAAGGATCAGAAAAAATGTGGCCACGGGTGTGATCCTGCCCGCCTGTGTCTATGTCGGCACCCATATCCAGGGGCCCGGCGTGATTTTTCAGAGTGGCGGAGACGGCAAGATTTTATTTGGGGCGGATCCGAAATATGAATCGTTTGATCCGCAACCTGTTACCGATTTTTTCGATGCCATGCAGATCAATTATCAATGGCGTACCGATCCTTATCCGGATATCTGGAGCAAATACCTGTTTATCGCAGCCTTTGCACTGGCCACGGTGTTTTTCAACAAAACCATCGGTGAAGTGGCCGCGGATCCAAAGGCAACACAGACCGCCCGTGAAATCATGAAAGAAATCCAGGCCATAGCCACAGCCAAAGGGGTTGAACTGCCGGAACATATCATC belongs to Desulfotignum phosphitoxidans DSM 13687 and includes:
- a CDS encoding ketopantoate reductase family protein — its product is MDEAKKIHNICIYGTGGIGGYFGAKIAHTCNHDQTLAYDCFFVARGDHLQAIRQKGITLISEEKTITGVPAAATDHMDDLPDPDLIFVCVKSYDLDGAVKAIVPKIHENTIILPLLNGADIYERIRKNVATGVILPACVYVGTHIQGPGVIFQSGGDGKILFGADPKYESFDPQPVTDFFDAMQINYQWRTDPYPDIWSKYLFIAAFALATVFFNKTIGEVAADPKATQTAREIMKEIQAIATAKGVELPEHIITKQLAMAAQFPYDTKTSYQRDVASKGRVNEGDLYGGTILRQGAELGVSTPVTRSVYSAIQDRLSAK